The genomic interval aacgaacaaacaaaaatgatgagACAGGCATAGGATAGACATTCATTTTCATCCCAAAATATAGCAACAAGAAAGTCCAAAAATTGAAAGAATGAACATTAAATCTTAATCTccagaataatctttttgattttaTATGCTGCCTTCTGGATATACTGTTCAGGGGCCAGGCTCCCCAAGTCCTAAGGAAGCTCTGCCTCGGCTTTGCTGGGCTCACCTGTACAATTGCTCTCATGGGTCTCATGCCTGCAACTCTCCCAGGCTATTGTTGCACACTGTTAGCTCTTGGGATCTCAAGGCAATCCCACCCGGGTTTCTGCCTGTTTTGCCTGTTCTGCCTGGACAACCAGGCTATCTGatgcatccttttttttttttttttctttgctgtactgaggcttgaactcaggacctatcccttgagccactccaccagcacttttttttgtgattttttttttcaagatagggtctcccagactattttcctgggctgacttccaACCAGAATCctcttgatatctgcctcctgagtaactaagattacaggcgtgagccactggcacccggtttGATGCATCCTTTGAAACCCTAGGTGGAGGCTGCCATGATCCCATGCTTAAGCATGCTATACTCCTGTAGAATTAGCATCACAGGAATGCTGCCAAGTCTTACTGCTTGTGATTGCTGATGCAGCAGCCAGAACTGCACcctgaccacttgagccacagctgaAGCAGCCAAGGAAAAATGCACTGGTATACAGGGAGCAGAATCTTGAGGCAGCTCTGGGCAGTGAGCCCATGGAGGGCACCCAGAACCCATCACCTAAAACTTTGGCCTTGTTATGAGAGGAGCAGCTTCAAAGATCTCTGAAATGCCTTTGTAGTCATTCtcccagtgtcttttttttttttttcagtactggggcttgaactcagggcctataccttgagccactccaccagccatttcttgacccttttcaagatagggtcttttgagtTCTGCAGTCTCAcagaactgtttgtccaggctggcttcaaatcgggatcctcctgatctctgcctcctgagtagctaggattataggcgtgagccaccagctcccagctctgCCAGTGTCTTTAGGAATCACAGCTGCTTTCCTTCTATCCATATTAATCTCCTTATCAAATGGTCAGGTTGGCCTACATAGTCCTTACATagccaaagaataaaagaaaaattgccaAATTTCTATGTGTTCTTTTAGTTATAAATTTcattcttaaactgtttctcttctttctcattttacagTAATACAGTTAAAAACAATGACATATAGTTCCTTCAATATTTTGCTTAGAAATTTCTTCTACTGGATAACTAAGTTCATCATTCTCTATTTCTACCTTCTATAAAGCCCTAGAACATGGACATGATTCAGCCAAATTACTTGCCACTTTGTAACAAGGACGGCCTTTATTCCAGTTTCTAgtatatattctttatttccaTCTGATACCTCATAAGAATTGCTTTTCATCCATATTTCTACCACTTTCTGATCATGTCCACTTAATTCATCTCTAAGAAGTGTCAGTTTTTCTCTATAGATTATCTCTGCTCTTCTGAACCCTCAATAGAACTTCCTTTGACACTCTGTTCATAGAaatctaggcttttttttttttaacctgctcTTCCAAATTCTTCTCACCTTTATCCATTACCCAGTTTTGAAGCCACTCCCACATTATCAGACATTTGCTATAGCAACATCTCACTCTCCTCATcaattttcttagtccattttgtactgctataacagaataacacaaactggataatttataatgaaGATAAATGTTCTAGTTCATGGttgtggagactgggaagtcagGATCACAGGGTTAGCAACTGGTAAGGACCTTCTCACTGCATCATCCTATGGTGGCAGACAAAGAGATGGCAAGGAGAAGGCAGGTACTATGAACTTATCCTTTTATAAGAAACCACTTCTAAGACAATGACATTAATTCACTCATAAAGGATTTGATCCCCATAACCCAAACACCTCCTATTAGagccccacctcccaacaatACTATATTGGGAGCCAAGGACAGTGACCAAagttacagtgtgtgtgtgtctgtatgtggtACTGTGCATCAAACCCAGGCCTtgctaagtgctctaccacttgaactacacccccagcccttttatttgtattttgcttttgagacagtgtctcactactTTTGAcccggctggcctcaaattcttttttcttttttttggtggtactggggtttgaactcagggcctcatgcttgctaggcaggtgctctaccccttaaaCCAGTCTGCCAATCCTAACCTCGAATtcttgattctcttgcctcattattcaagtaactgggatttcaggtgtgcaccatcacgcTTGGCTGGGAGGATCACTTTGAGCCCACCAGTTTCAGACCAGCCTAGGACctcatctaaaaataaataaataatacaagttGGCTACCcatggctcattcctataatcctagttactcaggatgcagggatcaggaggattgtaatttGAAGCCAactccaggtaaatagtttgcaagaccctatctcagaaaaacctatcacaaaaaaaaaaaaaaaggactggcagagtagctcaagtggtaagtgggaggcccagtaccaccaaaaaaaaaaaaggcgggagtgtggctcgagtggtagagcacctgcctaataagaataaggctctgagtttaatccccagtaccgccccctccaaaaaaaaaaaactaccacatTGGGAATCAAagtccaacacatgaactttaggAGACACATTCCATACCAAATGTGCTACAGAGAGTTCAAGCATGGTGCGAATAGAGATGTTAGGCGAACGTGATAACCACTACACTACGGAAACGCATGCGAATAGAGATGTAATTGGTAGAATTGACACATAAAAGGCCACAATGACAGGGGTTTTTGTGTCCACAGGCCTCTCCAACATCAACCAGACTCGTCTTGATTTCTACTTCTCTGATGGAAATGCTGGTGGTATGCAGGTCCAACAGGCCAGCCTCATGTTCTTTGTACAACTTCCTCCCAATACCACTTGGACTATGAATGTGAAGGTCCTTGTGCTAAGACCACATGACACCAACATCACCTTGGTTACACACCTGTTGGAAGTGAATGCTGGTGGCTGGCACCAGCTCTTCCTGGGGCCTGAAGCTCAGGCTGCCTGCAGCCAGGGGCATCTTACCCTGGAGCTGATACCTGAAGGCCAGGTAGGCCAGCGTTCAGTCATCCTGGGTGGGGCTGCCCATAGGCCTTTTGTGGCAGTCCGGGTAAGAGTCGGGGGCAGGCACCGGGTTCGTCGACGAGGCATCGACTGCCAGGGAGGGTCCAGGATGTGCTGTCGACAAGAGTTCTTTGTAGACTTCCGTGAGATTGGCTGGCACGACTGGATCATCCAACCTGAGGGCTATGCAATGAACTTCTGCACAGGGCAGTGCCCACTACACGTGGCAGGAATGCCTGGCATTGCAGCATCCTTTCACACTGCAGTGCTTAATCTACTCAAAGCCAACACAGCTGCTGGCACTGCCGGAGGGGGTTCATGCTGTGTGCCCACAGCCCGGCGTCCCCTGTCTCTACTCTACTATGACAGGGACAGCAATATTGTCAAAACCGACATACCAGACATGGTGGTAGAGGCTTGTGGTTGTAGTTAATTTATGTGTGGCACAGATAGCCCAAGATAGGATAAGCTAATGTCCCCTCATAGAGGTGCCCCTCCTCAAGAGAACAGAATGACACcatttttgtcatatatagtctgtATAGACTGTCGACTCCCTCTCCCTGAGCAACCTATGAAAATTATCCCACCTTTGACTTGAGGAGATCTACATCTAAAGAAAGTCACTGTGCCATCTTCATGACCATCAGCCCCTCTCCTAGAGCATGCCCCTCATGCTCAATCCCTATTCTAGGGGCCTGATCCACCTTCAGCCACGATCAACGCCACCTGGTTCCCAGGGAAGACACCTTTAGTTCCATAATTTACTCTGTCTCCCTGCCCTTTTCATCTGGCAGTCCCCACTCCAGGATGAGTTGACCTAGCCCCTTCCCTTGGTTTATGTGAATCTCCAGAGAGCCCCTTCCTTGGACTACCGAAGATTAgattattgttttccaaagtgaagcCCTCCCCTTGCCCATCCCCTGTGTTTCTTTACTCTATTCTGTGCCCTGGGGGGCTGACTCAACTGACCCTCATCACCTGAGTTCCCCTGCCCTTTGGCTCCCTATTAGGTTTGACTAACAGAAACCCAAGCAGGAGACCAAAGGATAGGATGATACAGAGATAAGAATATATTCTATTCCTGCTCTCCATTTGTCCACGTGCCATGATTCTGTGTAACTGTAGGCTGTGTAACATAGGCTGTGCCCTTTAGCTCCTGTCTGGCTACCATTTTCTGTGGCTTCAGCTGTGCCTAGGTTCTGTCATCACCAGGGGTCCTAATGGCTTTCCCCTTTTCTAGTCCCTAGTGCTTCAGTATCCCTCTTGGTTCCCTTAACCTTGTGTATACCTTGATAACTGGCGGGGAGGGTCCTCTGTCACCTCATAGGACCCTAACAGATACTCCAAATTACTGGAGCCTGTTCATTCTGTTCTTTCTTCATATGGACTCCTCAGGGCTGAGCTATTGTATCCATCTTATCCTTCATGCACCTTCTCCTGGGACAACCACTTCTTCTTCCTTAGGCTCTCTTCATCCTCCCAGAACCAGCTTTCATGGTCTCGTGGTTAATAAAGAACTAGGTTTTGCCTGCTTCTCGCCTCCTCTGTACTCACTCCAAGAGATGATACAAATTGACGATCAATCATCAAGTGAGCCAACACTCTGTGGGCACACACATGATAGAGGCATGCTCTGAGATGGTGCCAAGACCTCTGGCTTGCCTTCATTTCATCTACTCTCAAGGCTCCATCCAAGAGTCCTGCTTGGAAGCTTGAGCGGGACAGGGTAAAGGGGAAGCCCTGGAATAAGGAGAGAGTAGCATTTACTCTGAGAACAGGTTCTTTTTAAACCTTtgccctttccccaccatctccTCCCTTTCACTGGACAACCCTGAACCATGGGATCAATATTGTCTGCAGCCCAAGGCCGAGTTTGCGCAAAGCCCATGTGTCCTTTGGGGAATGTGATGTCTGTGTTTGCTCAGCTTATAACCCCCTCCTACCAGGATAAGAGGTCTCTGGAATGGGAATGCTAGAGGAGAAAGTCTGAAAGGGACTTCCTGGGGGAGTGCAAGCCTGAGCTATAGGGCTTCCTAAGAACCCATGGAAGGCATCCCAACACATGAGAAGACCTTCATCTAAGGAGGTCTTTTGGTGTCTCTCCCACTTCTTTCTGCTAGTGTCCCCCACCTTCACACCATTCCCAGATCTAACCTCCTTCCTTCCAACTACAGCTTCTGTCCCTAGGACCAAAACTGGGATAAGGCAAAAGCTGTGGGCAAAATTTTAAGGAGAAGGcaaaaaaatttttcataaatcaagataagtaatattttaatgaagtaatttaacaaaaataatgcaaaatatccATGATGagcaaaacagatttttaaataaacacaggatccatatattccatttctttttttttgcctctgctgtttgaaaaaaggaaaagagtgagTTTGTCTTCTTGCAGACATTTTCTTCAGCCTCCTAGCCCCTATCTCTAGACTCCTTCAGGCCATTCTCACTTGGGCAAGATAAGCACTCctgcttcttttatttccttaccCACTCCCAAGCCTGCCACTTACCCCCACCACCAGCCACCAGCCCCAAACCAGGTTGGTGGTAGGGCGGGCAGTGAGGCAGATGGCTGGGGTATTTATAACCTAGGAGCACTTCTTGGGAAAAGTGACTAAGATGCTAAGGGCATATTTATAGCTAAGTTCTGACGTAAGTGTCAGTGGGGAGatagggccagcccaggcacagcaGCAAGGGGGTGGGAAATGCTGGAAATTGGGGACACCTGACAGAGAGGATGAGGAGAGGTGGAGTCAGCAACTCCCACAGCTGCTGCTTGTTTCTTCTCCTGACTCAGTCTCCTGGCACCAACAGGTAAGCCCTCCTAGGCACCACCATGGGCAGACACCTCCACTTTGTGGTCTCATAAGGTCCAGACCCTGTGGGCTAGAGGGCCATCACTCACCTGCAGTGAGAACAGAGGAGAAGCTGAGAGCTAGGGTGAACACTGGCCAGAGGGCTTGAATATGTTTCAGGACTTGAGGAGAAATGCAGGGTAGACAGGAGCATCCACTAACCTCAAtatctctccttcttcctctctaccATATGGTGCCCTGAGTTTCTAGGAAAAGCCTGGCACCCATTGTGGAACTCTTTTGCCACGTGTCAGTGTGATGAGGTCCAAAGCAAAGGCAGCAGTGATGTGGTCTTGGGAAAAGCCTCTGCTCTCTGGCAGTGGTGAGGGGAAAGAGCAGAGGAACTGGCTCTTCCGTTACATCTTTGGGACGACAAGGTTCCCAGAGTGAGAAGGTAGGCACACATCCCATCTTGTTACTCTCCAAGTAGCCCCTTCCCTGTCCCTAGGATGGCTGGTCAGCTATAAACTAGCTACTGTCCAGTAGCACGGCACTGCCACATGGTGGACACTGGTGGTACTGAGACCCAGCTCTCAAAGACCAGCCCCTCTAGCACTCTATGGACAGCCTGATCACCTAAATAGCAGGGAGATGAAGTGGAGTAGGGACACCCTTCCAAATCACATTCCTTCTGCCACTGCTTCCTCCCTTCCACCTTGCCCAGCTCTTTGAAGAAACAGGCCTAAGCAGAAAAGCTAGCCTGAGGCCCATCTTTTTATGTTCAGGATAGAGGGGTTTGCCCACTACCATTGAAAGTCatagacctgtaatcctagctactgaggaggctgaggcaggaggattgcttcttgcgtctgggcaacatagagaaACCTCatcactaaataaataagtaaataagcaaaCCAGTCAGCCAGGGAAGGAGTGCAATAAGGAGGGCTGGGATTGAAAACTAAGGTCACTGTACTTCCTTGCTTTGTTCTCAAAATCCCTTAAGCCTCCCATTTCCCAACACCATTAAGAGAGTGTTGGCACCACTTCTAGTATGCCTCAAATTTAGGCAATTCTTACAGTGCCCTGAAAGAGAAACAGCTGCTGGGTACAGACCTTCCCAAGTCTCATGCCCTTCTGCCAGCCTTGATGGACTCTGCCCTGCTGTAAGATTGCATCATTACCACCCCCACCACTCTGGGTTTCCCCAGACATCACAGAAGCACGTCCACCACTCTTGCTCTGGCCCTCGTCCACGTTGTGCTCCAGTCCAATTGGACTCTGGGCAGCCAGCACAGTCAGGGTCAAGGTGTGACTTCTGTGTCTCGTGGCATTGCCACCTTGGCCTGAGCAAGAGGACTCCATTTTCTTACTCCCCCCCACACCAACCACTCATTCCTGTTCCAGTGCttagaaacagaaacaagaatTCCCCTTCTGGCCCATAAACCTCCGAAAAATAACGGCTGGAACCCACAGCTGCCTCATGGAAACTGCTGCAGCAGTGGTGGGCAAGCCAGGAAGACTACACATATGGGGAGAactgcccttccccacctggctCATATGGCGTCCCTCCTCTGAGTTCCAGACCTTGGGAAATGAGCATGTGAAATCATCCTCTTTCTTGCATCATGCATGTCCAcattgcccccccacccccatgcccCTACCTCAAGCCACCACAGTGAGATGGTGAAACCCGAGCCCCAGGGGCCTGATGGGCAGCACAGTTGGCCAATCCTAAGGCTTAGAGGGTAGGTCCGCTGGCTGAACACTAGGTGTAGGAGCCCCAGGCAGCTGGCTCTAAAGAGGCCCGGGTCAGTAGCCAATCATGAACTGTGAGGGTCAATATAGCTACCCATCGGCTGATCTACTTTCAGCCTTCCTGAGTCCTAGGCCATAGAAGACAAGTGGCCCTAGCCTTAGTCAAAGGTAGCTGTGGCTCTGGTGTCTACTGCTGCTGCCCTCATTGGCTCACACGACATCAGACTCCATAGACAAGCAAGTTCCATCTGAGGCTCCTGACTCAGGGCACCCACTGGGAGCATGAAGCTCCCTGACATAGAACTCCGGCTAGTGCTGCTGTGGGCACTGGTTTGGGCACAGGGTGCAGAATCTGCATGTTCCACCTGTGGGGGCCCAACAGTGGCACCCCAAGCAGAACGAGCTCTGGTCCTAGAGCTGGCCAAGCAGCAAATCCTGAAGGGGCTGCACCTCACCAGCCGTCCCAAAATAACTCATCCTCCACCCCAGGCAGCACTGACCAGAGCCCTCCGGAGATTACAACCAGGCAGTGTGGCTCCAGGGAACAGGGAAGAGGTCATCAGCTTTGCTACCATCACAGGTGGGTATGGAGAGAGACAGGCAGCCAGCAgacaagaaaaggaggaagaagggggcccaacagagaggcagagggagtgGGGTGTGGCAGGAGAAGGAGGAGCTGGGAACAAGAATGGTTGTGAGGATGCAAAGAGGTCCCTGCTTTTTCTAAAAGTGAGTGTGATGTAGTCTTGGGGGAGTTGCAGAGGGGAGCTTTATCTCTGttcacctttctttcctttctctcttttgggCAGACTCCTCCACTTCAACCTGCAGCTCCATGCTCACCTTCCACCTGTCCACTCTTCGGTCCCACCACCTGTATCAAGCCCGCCTCTGGCTACACATGCTCCCCACCCTTCCTGGCACTCTCTACCTGAGAATCTTCCGCCGGGACCCAAGGAGGAGGGGCCGAGGGTCCCGCACCCTCCTAGCTGAGCACCAAGTGACTACCTCGGGCTGGCATGCCCTGACTCTGCCCTCTAGTGGCTTGACGGGTGAAGAATCCAGCATCCTGAAACTCCAGTTGGACTGCAGACCTCTACAAGGCAACAGCACAGTTGCTGGACTACGGAGGCGGCTCCTGTACACAGCAGGACAGCAGCGACCCTTCCTGGAGCTTAAGATTGGAGCCAATAGGCCTGGAGTAGGCCGGAGCAGGAGGAGGACCCCCACCTGTGAGCCTGACAACCCCTTATGTTGTAGGCGAGACCATTATGTAGACTTTCAGGACCTG from Castor canadensis chromosome 8, mCasCan1.hap1v2, whole genome shotgun sequence carries:
- the Inhbc gene encoding inhibin beta C chain; the encoded protein is MAFSFFLAFLFLAPAMAVTLRADSQCPACGVPPLDLKSQRELLLNLAKKSILDKLHLSQRPTLSRPVSRAALRTALQRLRGPPQGNPLEDDREQEYEIISFAKTGLSNINQTRLDFYFSDGNAGGMQVQQASLMFFVQLPPNTTWTMNVKVLVLRPHDTNITLVTHLLEVNAGGWHQLFLGPEAQAACSQGHLTLELIPEGQVGQRSVILGGAAHRPFVAVRVRVGGRHRVRRRGIDCQGGSRMCCRQEFFVDFREIGWHDWIIQPEGYAMNFCTGQCPLHVAGMPGIAASFHTAVLNLLKANTAAGTAGGGSCCVPTARRPLSLLYYDRDSNIVKTDIPDMVVEACGCS
- the Inhbe gene encoding inhibin beta E chain; amino-acid sequence: MKLPDIELRLVLLWALVWAQGAESACSTCGGPTVAPQAERALVLELAKQQILKGLHLTSRPKITHPPPQAALTRALRRLQPGSVAPGNREEVISFATITDSSTSTCSSMLTFHLSTLRSHHLYQARLWLHMLPTLPGTLYLRIFRRDPRRRGRGSRTLLAEHQVTTSGWHALTLPSSGLTGEESSILKLQLDCRPLQGNSTVAGLRRRLLYTAGQQRPFLELKIGANRPGVGRSRRRTPTCEPDNPLCCRRDHYVDFQDLGWRDWILQPEGYQLNYCSGQCPPHLAGSPGIAASFHSAVFSLLKANNPWPTGTSCCVPTARRPLSLLYLDHNGNVVKTDVPDMVVEACGCS